One window of the Falco biarmicus isolate bFalBia1 chromosome 2, bFalBia1.pri, whole genome shotgun sequence genome contains the following:
- the VSTM5 gene encoding V-set and transmembrane domain-containing protein 5 isoform X2 produces the protein MVIETFLLSSIKNVYLVFNLNTYVPFMVSRKKEKLKSIIHPLLKQTTETAPGGVSLVVPQPNINATVAQNILLSVEYFCRGIATIEWKHVSSWGTTKIVEWKSGNYVNISTVYKDRVTTFENGSIQLLNVGMRDAGYYFITVTEEYGTNTYGTIIVNVYEIIYEDLHFVAVLFAFLAAVSAILICFMWLCNKSLHLFQKKTTNKLTASTTEEIELETIEC, from the exons ATGGTAATAGAAACATTTCTCCTGTCATcgattaaaaatgtgtatttagtctttaatttaaatacatatgTTCCTTTTATggtcagcagaaagaaagagaaactgaaaagcataaTCCATCCTCTCTTAAAACAGACCACCGAGACAG ctCCTGGAGGAGTGTCGTTAGTTGTCCCACAACCCAACATCAACGCAACAGTGGCACAAAACATCCTCCTCTCAGTTGAATACTTTTGCAGAGGCATTGCTACCATTGAGTGGAAGCATGTGTCCAGCTGGGGCACCACCAAAATTGTTGAGTGGAAAAGTGGGAATTACGTCAACATATCCACGGTCTACAAGGACAGAGTGACTACTTTTGAAAATGGCTCCATACAGCTTCTGAATGTGGGCATGAGAGATGCCGGCTACTATTTTATCACTGTAACAGAGGAGTATGGAACCAACACCTATGGCACCATCATAGTCAATGTTTACG AGATTATCTATGAGGATTTACATTTCGTAGCAgttctctttgcatttcttgCTGCAGTATCTGCCATTTTGATTTGCTTCATGTGGCTGTGTAATAAATCTCTGCATCTATTTCAGAAGAAGACGACAAACAAACTGACAG
- the VSTM5 gene encoding V-set and transmembrane domain-containing protein 5 isoform X3 — protein MRPLQGCRGRGVVVGTVTLCLAAGWALQTPGGVSLVVPQPNINATVAQNILLSVEYFCRGIATIEWKHVSSWGTTKIVEWKSGNYVNISTVYKDRVTTFENGSIQLLNVGMRDAGYYFITVTEEYGTNTYGTIIVNVYEIIYEDLHFVAVLFAFLAAVSAILICFMWLCNKSLHLFQKKTTNKLTASTTEEIELETIEC, from the exons ATGAGACCGCTCCAGGGCTGCCGGGGACGGGGCGTCGTCGTGGGGACCGTCACCCTCTGCCTGGCCGCCGGGTGGGCTCTGCAGA ctCCTGGAGGAGTGTCGTTAGTTGTCCCACAACCCAACATCAACGCAACAGTGGCACAAAACATCCTCCTCTCAGTTGAATACTTTTGCAGAGGCATTGCTACCATTGAGTGGAAGCATGTGTCCAGCTGGGGCACCACCAAAATTGTTGAGTGGAAAAGTGGGAATTACGTCAACATATCCACGGTCTACAAGGACAGAGTGACTACTTTTGAAAATGGCTCCATACAGCTTCTGAATGTGGGCATGAGAGATGCCGGCTACTATTTTATCACTGTAACAGAGGAGTATGGAACCAACACCTATGGCACCATCATAGTCAATGTTTACG AGATTATCTATGAGGATTTACATTTCGTAGCAgttctctttgcatttcttgCTGCAGTATCTGCCATTTTGATTTGCTTCATGTGGCTGTGTAATAAATCTCTGCATCTATTTCAGAAGAAGACGACAAACAAACTGACAG
- the VSTM5 gene encoding V-set and transmembrane domain-containing protein 5 isoform X1, with amino-acid sequence MQPLEHRLLSDETAPGLPGTGRRRGDRHPLPGRRVGSAEKKEKLKSIIHPLLKQTTETAPGGVSLVVPQPNINATVAQNILLSVEYFCRGIATIEWKHVSSWGTTKIVEWKSGNYVNISTVYKDRVTTFENGSIQLLNVGMRDAGYYFITVTEEYGTNTYGTIIVNVYEIIYEDLHFVAVLFAFLAAVSAILICFMWLCNKSLHLFQKKTTNKLTASTTEEIELETIEC; translated from the exons ATGCAACCCCTGGAGCACCGGCTCCTCTCTGATGAGACCGCTCCAGGGCTGCCGGGGACGGGGCGTCGTCGTGGGGACCGTCACCCTCTGCCTGGCCGCCGGGTGGGCTCTGCAGA aaagaaagagaaactgaaaagcataaTCCATCCTCTCTTAAAACAGACCACCGAGACAG ctCCTGGAGGAGTGTCGTTAGTTGTCCCACAACCCAACATCAACGCAACAGTGGCACAAAACATCCTCCTCTCAGTTGAATACTTTTGCAGAGGCATTGCTACCATTGAGTGGAAGCATGTGTCCAGCTGGGGCACCACCAAAATTGTTGAGTGGAAAAGTGGGAATTACGTCAACATATCCACGGTCTACAAGGACAGAGTGACTACTTTTGAAAATGGCTCCATACAGCTTCTGAATGTGGGCATGAGAGATGCCGGCTACTATTTTATCACTGTAACAGAGGAGTATGGAACCAACACCTATGGCACCATCATAGTCAATGTTTACG AGATTATCTATGAGGATTTACATTTCGTAGCAgttctctttgcatttcttgCTGCAGTATCTGCCATTTTGATTTGCTTCATGTGGCTGTGTAATAAATCTCTGCATCTATTTCAGAAGAAGACGACAAACAAACTGACAG
- the LOC130144694 gene encoding high affinity choline transporter 1-like, whose protein sequence is MALNIPGLVSLSVFFMLTLATGIWASWKSKKDQQNRNATEMAIVGGRNINVFIGLFTATATWVGGAYINGTAEIVYLPSKGLLWVQAPVGFALSLVIGGFFFVNPMRSKNYVTVMDPLQETYGNMMGSLLFIPPLLGEVFWFAAILASLGATMRVILDIGGSLAIIISACIVILYTLLGGLYSVAYTDVIQLVFITLSLWVCIPFALVNSATESIYYTATHQTYQDPWIGKIEKQYLGRWLDDFFYLVLGSIPWQTYFQRVLSTASPGQARLISYLSGLGCFSMAIPSVLVGAVAASTDWNQTSYGLPSPHERGESAMILPLVLYYLCPAYISIIGLGAIAAASMSSADSALLSAGSMFAHNIYRKILRKKATETEVLWAMRTSMLLFGAGAAGLAFYSSSVYDLWFLSGELVYALLFPQLCCALFAPSTNTYGSAAGFFVGLLLRLLAGEPALSIPPVICYPACSLVNGTYSQIFPFKTFIMLLTLGIIIAVSYLAAVLFQRNLLPSRWDVFNIMGGTSTLIPLQQMEKQMGLPTVALEENRD, encoded by the exons atggctttaaaTATACCAGGCTTAGTATCTTTGAGCGTGTTTTTTATGTTAACTTTAGCTACTGGAATCTGGGCTTCTTGGAAGAGCAAGAAGGACCAACAGAACAGAAACGCAACTGAAATGGCCATAGTTGGAGGCAGgaatataaatgttttcattggATTGTTTACTGCAACAG CTACCTGGGTCGGAGGAGCATATATCAATGGCACAGCTGAAATTGTCTACCTGCCTTCAAAAGGATTATTGTGGGTCCAGGCACCTGTGGGATTTGCCTTGTCCCTTGTTATTG GTGGTTTCTTCTTTGTAAATCCAATGAGATCCAAGAATTACGTGACAGTGATGGATCCCCTTCAAGAAACTTATGGAAACATGATGGGAAGCTTACTCTTCATTCCACCCCTGCTAGGAGAGGTGTTCTGGTTTGCAGCTATCCTGGCATCCCTGG GAGCAACAATGAGGGTCATCTTGGATATTGGGGGCTCTTTGGCTATCATCATCTCAGCATGCATTGTCATACTCTACACTCTGCTGGGAGGCCTCTACTCTGTTGCATACACAGATGTCATCCAGCTGGTTTTCATTACCCTCAGCCTG TGGGTCTGTATCCCCTTTGCCCTGGTCAACTCTGCAACGGAAAGTATTTATTACACTGCCACTCATCAAACTTACCAAGACCCTTGGATTGGGAAGATAGAAAAGCAGTATCTTGGAAGGTGGCTGGATGACTTCTTCTATCTG GTACTTGGGAGCATCCCATGGCAAACTTACTTCCAAAGAGTGCTCTCCACTGCCTCACCAGGACAGGCAAGGCTCATCTCCTACCTCTCTGGACTTGGGTGTTTTTCAATGGCCATCCCCTCTGTGCTCGTTGGTGCAGTTGCAGCATCAACAG ACTGGAATCAGACAAGCTATGGTCTTCCGAGTCCACACGAGAGAGGCGAATCAGCGATGATACTGCCACTTGTTTTATACTACCTCTGCCCAGCATACATCTCCATCATTGGTTTGGGAGCCATCGCTGCTGCCTCAATGTCATCTGCAGATtcagctcttctctctgctggCTCCATGTTTGCTCACAATATCTACAGGAAAATCCTAAGGAAAAAG GCTACGGAGACAGAGGTCTTATGGGCCATGAGGACCTCCATGCTGCTgtttggggcaggggctgccggTCTGGCTTTTTACTCCAGCTCTGTCTATGACCTCTGGTTCCTCAGCGGGGAGCTGGTGTATGCCctgctcttcccccagctctgctgtgccctcTTTGCTCCCAGCACCAACACCTATGGCTCAGCTGCCGGCTTCTTTGTTGGGCTCCTTctgaggctgctggcaggggagccTGCCCTGAGCATCCCTCCTGTCATCTGCTacccagcctgctccctggTGAATGGGACCTACAGTCAGATCTTCCCCTTTAAAACATTCATCATGCTTCTTACCTTGGGGATAATCATTGCTGTTTCGTACCTGGctgcagttttgtttcagagaaaccTCCTTCCCAGCAGGTGGGATGTTTTTAATATCATGGGGGGAACCAGTACCCTCATCCCCCTGCAGCAGATGGAGAAACAGATGGGTTTGCCAACAGTTGCACTAGAAGAGAATCGTGATTAA